A genomic segment from Rhodospirillum centenum SW encodes:
- a CDS encoding SRPBCC family protein — protein sequence MSYDYGTGGRRPGAYGSDRPDDGDPGSYGSGRGSNYGSSSYGGSAQGGGPGTYGRAGQGGWQGRQGQGGGTGGMSGGDAYQMAPLVVGGLMTALGVRRGGWLGYGIALAGLGVIQQAFSGRSAIRDWVGEEWLGQSGGHEQRAVTVSHSVTVNRPPEELFRFWRDFSNLPRFMHHLERVDVIDDRHSHWVAKGPAGLRVSWDAELTDEQENRRLAWRAVEGADVPNWGHVEFRPAPGGRGTEVQAVIRYEPPGGALGRAVASLLGREPRQQMRDDLNRFKRMMESGSDATTAGQSAGERSTVGTAMERSSSSGASAGVSGGSSPGAAGGSAGASGTITGDV from the coding sequence ATGAGCTACGACTACGGCACGGGTGGGCGCCGTCCGGGCGCCTATGGCAGCGACCGGCCCGACGACGGGGACCCTGGCAGCTACGGTTCCGGCCGCGGCAGCAATTACGGCAGCAGCAGCTACGGTGGCTCTGCCCAGGGCGGCGGCCCGGGGACCTATGGCCGCGCCGGCCAGGGGGGCTGGCAGGGCCGGCAGGGCCAGGGCGGCGGCACGGGCGGCATGAGCGGCGGCGACGCCTACCAGATGGCCCCGCTGGTGGTCGGCGGCCTGATGACGGCGCTGGGCGTCCGCCGGGGCGGCTGGCTGGGCTACGGCATCGCGCTGGCCGGGCTTGGGGTCATCCAGCAGGCCTTCAGCGGCCGCTCGGCGATCCGCGACTGGGTCGGCGAGGAATGGCTGGGCCAGAGCGGCGGCCACGAGCAGCGGGCCGTCACCGTCTCGCACAGCGTGACGGTCAACCGGCCGCCCGAGGAGCTTTTCCGCTTCTGGCGCGACTTCTCCAACCTGCCGCGTTTCATGCACCATCTGGAGCGGGTGGACGTGATCGACGACCGCCACTCCCACTGGGTGGCCAAGGGGCCGGCCGGTCTGCGCGTGAGCTGGGACGCCGAACTGACCGACGAGCAGGAGAACCGCCGGCTGGCCTGGCGCGCGGTGGAGGGGGCGGACGTTCCCAACTGGGGGCATGTCGAGTTCCGTCCCGCCCCCGGCGGCCGCGGCACCGAGGTGCAGGCCGTCATCCGCTACGAGCCGCCGGGCGGGGCGCTGGGCCGTGCTGTCGCCAGCCTGCTGGGCCGTGAACCGCGGCAGCAGATGCGCGACGACCTGAACCGCTTCAAGCGGATGATGGAGTCGGGCAGCGACGCCACCACGGCCGGCCAGTCCGCCGGGGAGCGCTCGACCGTGGGCACCGCCATGGAACGGTCCTCGTCCTCGGGGGCGTCCGCGGGCGTGTCGGGCGGGTCCTCCCCGGGCGCCGCAGGCGGGTCGGCGGGGGCCTCCGGAACCATCACCGGCGACGTGTGA
- a CDS encoding sulfite exporter TauE/SafE family protein: MTLTDMLLLGGAGLMAGVVNAVAGGGTFFTFSALVGVGIPPIAANATSSVAVWPGSIASMAAYRQEVVAHGRRFALLGVVSLAGAAIGAWLLLRLEDAQFRVLVPWLLLVATLLFAFSPRLTAYLRARGRRERQEQVAEQAAGAAGGGGAVSHIAGAVIQFLVAIYGGFFGAGMGILMLAALAVTEGDDFHRINAAKVLLSVLINGIAIVLFIADGLVRWPAALIVMATCIAGGYLGVVVAKRVPVEWVRRFVVSVGAGLTAWFFLVP, translated from the coding sequence GTGACCCTGACGGACATGCTGCTGCTGGGCGGGGCCGGGCTGATGGCCGGCGTGGTCAACGCCGTGGCCGGCGGCGGCACCTTCTTCACCTTCTCCGCCCTGGTCGGAGTCGGCATCCCGCCGATCGCCGCCAACGCCACCAGCTCCGTGGCCGTCTGGCCCGGCAGCATCGCCAGCATGGCCGCCTACCGGCAGGAAGTGGTGGCGCACGGGCGCCGTTTCGCCCTGCTGGGCGTGGTCAGTCTGGCCGGGGCTGCCATCGGGGCCTGGCTGCTGCTGCGGCTGGAGGATGCCCAGTTCCGCGTGCTGGTGCCCTGGCTGCTGCTGGTGGCGACCCTGCTGTTCGCCTTCAGCCCGCGCCTGACCGCCTATCTGCGCGCCCGCGGCCGGCGGGAGCGGCAGGAGCAGGTGGCGGAGCAGGCGGCGGGAGCGGCAGGAGGGGGCGGCGCCGTCTCCCACATCGCGGGCGCCGTGATCCAGTTCCTGGTGGCGATCTATGGCGGGTTCTTCGGGGCCGGCATGGGCATCCTGATGCTGGCCGCGCTGGCGGTGACGGAGGGCGACGACTTCCACCGCATCAACGCGGCCAAGGTGCTGCTGTCCGTCCTGATCAACGGCATCGCCATCGTCCTGTTCATCGCGGACGGGCTGGTGCGCTGGCCGGCGGCGCTGATCGTGATGGCGACCTGCATCGCCGGCGGCTATCTGGGCGTGGTGGTCGCCAAGCGGGTGCCCGTGGAATGGGTGCGCCGCTTCGTCGTCAGCGTGGGCGCAGGCCTGACGGCCTGGTTCTTCCTGGTTCCCTGA
- a CDS encoding Hsp33 family molecular chaperone HslO, with the protein MTDPTRAGGADPGAGRDPARDPDRVTADLDVVQPFQLDRSSLRGRLVRLGPALDEILTRHAYPDPVALLLGETITLGAALASALKYEGIFTLQTKGDGPVSFTVADVTSVGDLRGYASFDADRLAAAVAAGAPGTLRDMLGTGYLAFTVDQGEHTERYQGIVELAGDSLDDAVRHYFRQSEQLATGIKVAVGRDSAGRWVGGAILVQALPEEGGARGEAARHSDVEEDDWRRAMVLLGSCTEAELLDARLPVNDLLFRLFHEEGARVYTRHALRAACRCSRGRVATALRSIPRGELEDLKVDGRVAVTCEFCKTEYGFDDAALDAVYAD; encoded by the coding sequence ATGACCGATCCCACCCGCGCGGGCGGCGCCGACCCCGGTGCCGGCCGCGATCCCGCCCGCGATCCGGACCGCGTGACCGCGGACCTGGACGTGGTGCAGCCGTTCCAGCTCGACCGCTCCAGCCTGCGCGGACGCCTCGTCCGCCTGGGTCCGGCGCTGGACGAGATCCTGACCCGTCACGCCTATCCCGATCCCGTGGCGCTGCTGCTGGGCGAAACCATCACGCTCGGGGCGGCGCTGGCCTCCGCGCTCAAGTACGAGGGTATCTTCACCCTCCAGACCAAGGGCGACGGGCCGGTCTCCTTCACGGTGGCCGACGTGACCAGCGTCGGCGACCTGCGCGGCTATGCCAGCTTCGACGCCGACCGGCTGGCCGCGGCGGTGGCGGCCGGGGCCCCCGGCACGCTGCGCGACATGCTGGGCACGGGCTATCTCGCCTTCACCGTGGACCAGGGCGAGCACACGGAACGCTACCAGGGCATCGTCGAACTGGCCGGCGACAGCCTGGACGACGCCGTGCGCCACTATTTCCGTCAGTCCGAGCAGCTCGCCACCGGCATCAAGGTGGCGGTCGGCCGCGATTCCGCCGGCCGCTGGGTCGGTGGCGCCATCCTGGTGCAGGCCCTGCCGGAGGAAGGCGGGGCGCGGGGCGAGGCGGCCCGGCACTCCGACGTGGAGGAGGACGACTGGCGCCGCGCCATGGTGCTCTTGGGCTCCTGCACGGAGGCCGAGCTGCTGGACGCGCGGCTGCCGGTCAACGACCTGCTGTTCCGCCTGTTCCATGAGGAGGGCGCGCGGGTCTACACCCGCCACGCCCTGCGCGCCGCCTGCCGCTGCTCCCGCGGGCGGGTGGCCACGGCGCTGCGCTCGATCCCGCGCGGCGAGCTGGAGGACCTGAAGGTGGACGGCCGGGTCGCCGTCACCTGCGAATTCTGCAAGACCGAATACGGCTTCGACGACGCCGCCCTGGACGCCGTCTACGCCGACTGA
- the argF gene encoding ornithine carbamoyltransferase → MSPASSRKVRHFIDIHLLDAGSLRGMLDYAAALKRAKQPEKPLLGRTLALIFEKPSTRTRVSFEVGMRQLGGEVITLTGKEIQLGHGETIGDTARVLSRFVDAIMLRTDAEEKLHEMAEAASVPVINGLTDKSHPVQIMADILTFEERKGPITGKVVCWSGDANNVCESWIHAAVRFDFELRVACPAELAPSAETLEWVRRNDGRVIVTRDAEAAVAGADAVVTDTWVSMHHQDAERRHALLKPYQVNERLMGLAQKDAIFMHCLPAHRDEEVSTAVIDGPQSVVWDEAENRMHAQKGILAWCLNT, encoded by the coding sequence ATGAGCCCCGCATCCAGCCGCAAGGTCCGCCACTTCATCGACATCCATCTGCTGGATGCCGGCAGCCTGCGAGGCATGCTGGACTACGCCGCGGCGCTGAAGCGGGCGAAGCAGCCCGAGAAGCCGCTGCTGGGCCGGACGCTGGCGCTGATCTTCGAGAAGCCCTCGACCCGCACCCGCGTCTCGTTCGAGGTCGGCATGCGCCAGCTCGGCGGCGAGGTCATCACCCTGACCGGCAAGGAGATCCAGCTCGGCCACGGTGAGACGATCGGGGACACGGCGCGGGTGCTCTCCCGCTTCGTGGACGCGATCATGCTGCGCACGGACGCCGAGGAGAAGCTGCACGAGATGGCGGAGGCCGCCAGCGTCCCCGTCATCAACGGCCTGACGGACAAATCGCATCCCGTGCAGATCATGGCCGACATCCTGACCTTCGAGGAGCGCAAGGGGCCGATCACCGGCAAGGTCGTCTGCTGGTCGGGCGACGCCAACAATGTCTGCGAGAGCTGGATCCACGCCGCCGTGCGCTTCGACTTCGAACTGCGCGTGGCCTGCCCGGCCGAACTGGCCCCCAGTGCCGAGACGCTGGAGTGGGTGCGCCGCAATGACGGCCGCGTCATCGTCACCCGGGATGCGGAGGCCGCGGTGGCCGGGGCCGACGCCGTCGTCACCGACACCTGGGTCAGCATGCACCACCAGGACGCCGAGCGCCGGCACGCCCTGCTGAAGCCCTATCAGGTGAACGAACGGCTGATGGGATTGGCGCAGAAGGACGCCATATTCATGCACTGTCTCCCGGCCCATCGGGACGAGGAGGTCTCCACCGCCGTCATCGACGGACCGCAGTCGGTCGTCTGGGACGAGGCGGAGAACCGCATGCACGCCCAGAAGGGCATCCTGGCCTGGTGTCTGAACACATGA
- a CDS encoding aspartate aminotransferase family protein — MVPVVMPTYARIDVIFERGEGSYLWDTEGRRYLDFTSGIAVNALGHAHPYLVQKLTEQAHRLWHTSNLFRVAGQESLARRLTALTFADTVFFTNSGVEAWECAVKTVRKYHHETGNPQRTRFIVAGGAFHGRTTTAIAAAKSEKMVKGFGPLLDAFDQVAFNNLNELRAAITPETGAIMVEPILGEGGIIPADLDYLRALRRTADEFGLLLVFDEIQTGVGRTGRLFAHEWADVAPDVMCIAKGIGGGFPMGACLATEKAAVGMTAGTHGSTFGGNPLAMAVGNAVLDVVTAPGFLERVEETGSLLRTRLEALVERHPTVLETARGRGLMLGLRCVVPNADLVTRLRLNGLLVVGAADNAIRILPPLIVGETEIDEAVAILDRTCRELASQNGTAA; from the coding sequence GTGGTCCCTGTCGTCATGCCGACCTATGCGCGCATCGATGTGATCTTCGAGCGCGGCGAGGGCAGCTATCTCTGGGACACGGAAGGCCGACGATATCTGGACTTCACCAGCGGCATCGCCGTCAACGCGCTCGGCCACGCGCACCCCTATCTGGTGCAGAAGCTGACCGAGCAGGCGCACCGGCTCTGGCACACCTCCAACCTGTTCCGCGTCGCCGGGCAGGAGAGCCTGGCCCGGCGGCTGACGGCGCTGACCTTCGCGGACACGGTGTTCTTCACCAACTCCGGCGTCGAGGCGTGGGAATGCGCGGTCAAGACCGTGCGCAAGTACCATCATGAGACCGGCAACCCGCAGCGGACCCGCTTCATCGTGGCCGGCGGCGCCTTCCACGGCCGCACCACCACGGCCATCGCCGCCGCGAAGTCGGAGAAGATGGTCAAGGGCTTCGGCCCGCTGCTGGACGCCTTCGACCAGGTCGCGTTCAACAACCTGAACGAACTGCGCGCCGCCATCACGCCGGAGACCGGCGCCATCATGGTGGAGCCGATCCTGGGCGAGGGCGGCATCATCCCGGCCGATCTCGACTATCTGCGCGCCCTGCGCCGCACCGCCGACGAGTTCGGCCTGCTTCTCGTGTTCGACGAGATCCAGACCGGCGTCGGCCGCACCGGCCGGCTGTTCGCGCATGAATGGGCGGACGTGGCGCCCGATGTCATGTGCATCGCCAAGGGCATCGGCGGCGGCTTCCCGATGGGCGCCTGCCTCGCCACGGAGAAGGCCGCCGTCGGCATGACGGCCGGCACCCACGGCAGCACCTTCGGCGGCAACCCGCTGGCCATGGCCGTGGGCAACGCCGTGCTGGACGTGGTGACCGCGCCGGGCTTCCTGGAGCGGGTGGAGGAGACCGGCAGCCTGCTCCGGACCCGGCTGGAGGCGCTGGTGGAGCGCCACCCGACGGTGCTGGAGACGGCGCGCGGCCGCGGGCTGATGCTGGGCCTGCGCTGCGTCGTGCCGAACGCCGACTTGGTCACCCGCCTGCGCCTGAACGGCCTGCTGGTGGTCGGCGCCGCCGACAATGCCATCCGCATCCTGCCGCCCCTCATCGTGGGCGAGACGGAGATCGACGAAGCCGTCGCCATCCTCGACCGTACCTGCCGGGAGCTTGCCTCCCAGAATGGAACCGCAGCATGA
- a CDS encoding bactofilin family protein, producing MPTDILDPRSFPRPGANGAAEPAPQPVKPGGVTTISAEARIEGATISHCDTLHVAGRLVDVTLVDVKVLDVAEGGQFEGTAKVESMRVQGRASGTIEVSGTLSIGETGLVDGTVRYGRISIADGGSVTGTLQSGPAQ from the coding sequence ATGCCGACCGACATCCTCGATCCGCGCAGTTTCCCGCGTCCCGGTGCCAACGGCGCCGCCGAACCGGCGCCGCAGCCGGTGAAGCCGGGCGGCGTCACCACGATCTCCGCCGAGGCGCGGATCGAGGGCGCGACCATCTCGCACTGCGACACGCTCCATGTGGCCGGCCGGCTGGTGGACGTCACCCTGGTGGACGTGAAGGTGCTGGACGTGGCCGAAGGCGGCCAGTTCGAGGGCACCGCCAAGGTCGAGAGCATGCGGGTCCAGGGCCGGGCCAGCGGCACCATCGAGGTGTCGGGCACCCTCTCCATCGGGGAGACGGGTCTGGTGGACGGCACCGTCCGCTACGGCCGCATCAGCATCGCCGACGGCGGCAGCGTCACCGGCACCCTGCAGTCCGGCCCCGCGCAGTAA
- a CDS encoding DUF3800 domain-containing protein gives MGATLTFDLYIDDSGSRLPDRVEPLHRADGVDAFALGGFMIPAEQTGIVRAEVTDLVGRYDLAGPLHSHEIRCRKGAFAWLGQDRDRAARFQADLSDLIARLPVHVTACVVHRPGYNARYRALYGDGRWRLCRSAYQILVERCAKIAAAQGRMLKVFVEACGKREDRDIRDYHARLIQTGADFDKGTSGKYDPLLASGFARTLVRNPTFIRKSNPMGQVADILLWPVVKGRYDPDYLPFRHLDAHRKLIDLTLADGLLNCGIKYYCFDPEAPVATSAGTEGSTTLEKTKGPEISEPLPPPSTTTPGRN, from the coding sequence ATGGGTGCAACTCTCACCTTCGATCTCTATATCGATGACAGTGGCAGCCGTCTGCCCGACAGGGTTGAGCCCCTGCACCGGGCGGATGGCGTCGATGCTTTCGCCCTGGGCGGTTTCATGATTCCTGCCGAACAGACGGGAATAGTGCGCGCGGAGGTTACGGACCTGGTTGGTCGCTACGATCTCGCAGGACCGCTGCATTCCCACGAGATCCGGTGCCGGAAGGGCGCCTTTGCCTGGCTGGGGCAGGATCGGGACCGCGCAGCCCGCTTCCAGGCCGATCTCTCCGATCTGATCGCCCGCCTGCCGGTCCATGTGACGGCCTGCGTGGTCCATCGGCCGGGCTACAATGCCCGTTATCGAGCTCTCTATGGCGACGGGCGCTGGAGGCTCTGCCGGTCCGCCTACCAGATACTCGTCGAGCGATGTGCCAAGATTGCAGCAGCGCAGGGCCGCATGCTCAAGGTGTTCGTGGAGGCCTGCGGCAAGCGGGAAGACAGGGATATCCGAGACTACCACGCCCGCCTGATCCAGACCGGGGCGGACTTCGACAAGGGAACGTCCGGAAAATACGATCCGCTTCTTGCAAGCGGTTTCGCCCGGACGCTGGTCAGGAATCCCACGTTCATTCGGAAATCCAACCCGATGGGGCAGGTCGCGGACATCCTGCTCTGGCCCGTCGTGAAGGGGCGTTACGATCCGGACTATCTGCCGTTCCGGCATCTGGACGCGCACCGCAAACTCATCGACCTGACCCTGGCGGATGGACTGTTGAATTGCGGGATAAAATATTACTGCTTCGATCCCGAAGCTCCGGTAGCGACATCCGCTGGAACGGAAGGAAGCACCACCCTTGAAAAGACAAAGGGCCCGGAAATCTCCGAGCCCCTTCCCCCGCCGTCTACGACGACGCCCGGTCGCAATTGA
- a CDS encoding MBL fold metallo-hydrolase, which yields MAEDQTHAAPTAAPPPGEPPLRVAVIPVTPFAQNCSLLWCTATRRAAVVDPGGGVPTILEAVRRHGLTVERILVTHGHVDHAAAVADLAERLKVPVEGPGRQDDYWIAELAGHGAAYGMPYARPFTPDRWLGDGDTVTVGALTLQVLHCPGHTPGHVVFFHAPSRFAVVGDVLFRGSVGRTDFPGGSFEALAASIRGKLFPLGDDVTFLPGHGETSTFGQERQGNPFVSDQAVRGQG from the coding sequence ATGGCCGAGGACCAGACCCACGCCGCCCCGACCGCCGCCCCGCCTCCGGGGGAGCCGCCGCTCCGGGTGGCCGTCATCCCCGTCACGCCGTTCGCGCAGAACTGTTCGCTGCTCTGGTGTACAGCCACGCGGCGGGCGGCCGTGGTGGACCCGGGCGGCGGCGTGCCGACCATCCTGGAGGCGGTGCGCCGGCATGGCCTGACGGTGGAGCGCATCCTGGTCACGCACGGCCATGTCGATCATGCCGCCGCCGTGGCCGATCTCGCGGAGCGGCTGAAGGTCCCCGTCGAGGGGCCGGGGCGGCAGGACGATTACTGGATTGCGGAGCTGGCCGGCCACGGTGCCGCCTATGGCATGCCCTATGCCCGGCCCTTCACGCCCGACCGCTGGCTCGGCGATGGCGACACGGTGACGGTGGGGGCGCTGACGCTCCAGGTCCTGCACTGCCCGGGCCACACGCCGGGGCATGTGGTCTTCTTCCACGCCCCGTCGCGCTTCGCCGTGGTGGGCGACGTGCTGTTCAGGGGATCGGTCGGGCGGACCGACTTTCCCGGCGGCAGCTTCGAAGCACTGGCCGCCTCGATCCGTGGCAAGCTGTTCCCGCTCGGCGACGATGTGACCTTCCTGCCCGGCCACGGCGAAACCTCGACCTTCGGCCAGGAACGCCAGGGCAACCCCTTCGTCTCCGACCAGGCCGTCCGCGGGCAGGGATGA
- a CDS encoding PAS domain-containing protein yields MNRFRPRHDAGPSRPTIAVTLAESEATEACRRLLAHIRTLSPGGPARKDRIRPYELPGDLLPHICLLDVLPGDRYRFRLFGTALVDAYGGDATGRMLSEIETGESLEHAHDVCRQVVVSRQPVLTRISFETGLGPIVYDRVVLPLVDAEGEVHWLMALIRIIEGAERHSLLAGLGERLLAVG; encoded by the coding sequence GTGAACCGTTTCCGCCCCCGCCACGACGCCGGCCCGTCGCGGCCCACCATCGCCGTCACCCTGGCGGAAAGCGAGGCGACGGAAGCCTGTCGCCGCCTGCTCGCTCACATCCGCACGCTGTCACCCGGGGGGCCGGCCCGCAAGGACAGGATCCGCCCCTATGAACTTCCGGGCGACCTGCTGCCCCATATCTGCCTGCTGGACGTTCTGCCCGGCGACCGCTACCGCTTCCGACTGTTCGGCACGGCGCTGGTGGATGCCTATGGCGGCGATGCCACCGGGCGGATGCTGAGCGAGATCGAAACGGGTGAATCGCTTGAGCATGCCCACGATGTCTGCCGACAGGTGGTGGTGTCGCGGCAGCCCGTGCTGACCCGCATCTCCTTCGAGACGGGACTGGGACCCATCGTCTACGACCGGGTGGTGCTGCCGCTGGTCGATGCCGAGGGCGAGGTGCACTGGCTGATGGCGCTGATCCGGATCATCGAGGGCGCGGAGCGGCACAGCCTGCTGGCCGGACTGGGGGAGCGGCTGCTGGCGGTCGGCTGA
- a CDS encoding ATP-binding protein encodes MADGSPWPLPSGSGGTTLLEVITRLQADALAGVGTATLFARILNAFREATGSPCGLIGEVFGNAGPSPFLCPMALAGPGTEGGGPDAGERQVAALAPFDGPVGRVMRKGSALLENTPAPTGSAGDGPAPLTAFLGIPIMAPPVFTGLVALGNRPGGYDPGQIEALQPLVTTATALLRARRAEEKWALVERHMRLVRAELRDQKERMDQVIAGTGVGIWDWNPQTGVLIINERWAGIVGYTLAELQPVSIATWRRLVHPQDLEKAETLLEDVFAGRSPLYACDIRMRHKAGHWVWVRDSGRIMGRDSAGRALRMVGTHLDVTEERRTLEQALDYRGQIEAILAAVPDGIMTVDRDLRITRVNRAAEALFGWPADSIVGQTVDVLLPEGQAETHGRLARAFFKTEEPDARRQMAGWRAVQGRKRDGSLFPVLVTLSATLIDGQPMVVAALKDMTVIEQQKADLRALADEVGEQLKAAQAANHAKNRFLAALSHELRTPLNAIIGFSELVATDTDEHIDPEKRREYAADVAQAGTHLLALISDLLDLARIEANRIELEIEPCPPDGLTSDAVRMLGPSLRDKGIELEVAVAPDLPRVAADRRAVQQILTNLLGNAGKFTPKGGRVTVTVGLDRAVPGQVRFTVEDTGCGVPADKLPLLGQPFVQVGDKRRASAPGLGLGLAISRGLVERMGGMLRIESELGRWTRVSFGLPTPGGATPGGATPGGATPGGATPGGATPGGATPGGAVPERAVSSHPASGRCAGSGGKAHPGGNDGPLESVVSE; translated from the coding sequence ATGGCTGACGGCAGCCCCTGGCCGCTGCCGTCCGGCAGCGGCGGCACCACGCTGCTGGAGGTGATCACCCGCCTCCAGGCCGATGCCCTGGCCGGGGTGGGGACGGCTACCCTGTTCGCACGCATCCTGAACGCCTTCCGCGAAGCGACCGGCAGTCCCTGCGGCCTGATCGGGGAGGTGTTCGGCAATGCCGGCCCTTCCCCCTTCCTCTGCCCCATGGCGCTGGCGGGACCAGGAACCGAGGGGGGCGGCCCGGACGCCGGCGAGCGGCAGGTGGCGGCCCTGGCGCCCTTCGACGGGCCGGTCGGCCGGGTGATGCGGAAAGGCAGCGCCCTTCTGGAGAATACACCGGCCCCGACCGGGTCGGCCGGCGACGGCCCGGCCCCGCTGACCGCCTTCCTGGGCATTCCGATCATGGCGCCGCCGGTCTTCACCGGGCTGGTCGCCCTGGGCAACCGGCCCGGCGGCTACGATCCCGGCCAGATCGAAGCGTTGCAGCCCCTGGTGACGACGGCAACGGCGCTGCTGCGCGCCCGCCGCGCCGAGGAGAAATGGGCGCTGGTCGAGCGGCACATGCGGCTGGTGCGGGCCGAACTGCGCGACCAGAAGGAGCGCATGGACCAGGTCATCGCCGGCACCGGCGTGGGCATCTGGGACTGGAACCCGCAGACCGGCGTGCTGATCATCAACGAGCGCTGGGCCGGTATCGTGGGCTACACCCTGGCCGAGCTGCAGCCGGTCAGCATCGCCACCTGGCGCCGGCTGGTCCACCCGCAGGACCTGGAGAAGGCCGAGACCCTGCTGGAGGATGTCTTCGCCGGCCGCAGCCCGCTCTACGCCTGCGACATCCGCATGCGGCACAAGGCCGGCCACTGGGTCTGGGTGCGCGACAGCGGCCGCATCATGGGCCGCGACAGCGCCGGGCGGGCCCTGCGCATGGTCGGCACCCACCTGGACGTGACGGAGGAGCGCCGCACCCTGGAGCAGGCCCTGGACTACCGCGGCCAGATCGAGGCGATCCTGGCGGCCGTGCCCGACGGCATCATGACCGTGGACCGGGACCTGCGCATCACGCGGGTAAACCGTGCCGCCGAGGCGCTGTTCGGCTGGCCGGCGGACAGCATCGTCGGCCAGACGGTGGACGTGCTGCTGCCCGAGGGCCAGGCGGAGACGCACGGCCGGCTGGCCCGCGCCTTCTTCAAGACGGAGGAACCCGACGCCCGCCGCCAGATGGCCGGCTGGCGCGCGGTGCAGGGCCGCAAGCGCGACGGCAGCCTGTTCCCCGTGCTGGTCACCCTGTCCGCCACGCTGATCGACGGCCAGCCCATGGTCGTCGCGGCGCTGAAGGACATGACGGTGATCGAGCAGCAGAAGGCCGACCTGCGCGCGCTCGCGGACGAGGTGGGCGAACAGCTCAAGGCCGCGCAGGCGGCGAACCACGCCAAGAACCGCTTCCTGGCCGCGCTCAGCCACGAACTGCGGACGCCGCTCAACGCCATCATCGGTTTCTCCGAACTGGTCGCCACCGACACCGACGAACACATCGACCCCGAGAAGCGGCGGGAATACGCCGCCGACGTGGCCCAGGCCGGCACCCACCTGCTGGCGCTCATCAGCGACCTGCTGGATCTGGCCCGGATCGAGGCCAACCGGATCGAGCTGGAGATCGAACCCTGTCCGCCGGACGGTCTGACCTCGGACGCCGTGCGGATGCTGGGTCCCTCCCTCCGGGACAAGGGGATCGAGCTGGAGGTGGCTGTCGCCCCCGACCTGCCCCGGGTGGCGGCGGACCGCCGCGCCGTACAGCAGATCCTGACCAACCTGCTGGGCAATGCCGGCAAGTTCACCCCCAAGGGCGGCCGCGTCACCGTCACGGTCGGGCTGGACCGGGCGGTTCCCGGTCAGGTCCGCTTCACGGTCGAGGATACCGGCTGCGGCGTCCCCGCGGACAAGCTGCCGCTGCTGGGCCAGCCCTTCGTGCAAGTCGGCGACAAGCGCCGCGCCTCTGCCCCCGGGCTGGGCCTGGGGCTCGCCATCAGCCGCGGCCTGGTGGAGCGGATGGGCGGCATGCTGCGGATCGAGAGCGAGCTGGGCCGCTGGACCCGGGTGTCCTTCGGTCTTCCCACGCCGGGAGGGGCCACGCCGGGAGGGGCCACGCCGGGAGGGGCCACGCCTGGAGGGGCCACGCCGGGAGGGGCCACGCCGGGAGGGGCCACCCCGGGAGGTGCCGTCCCAGAGAGGGCCGTTTCGTCGCACCCCGCCTCCGGACGATGCGCCGGATCGGGCGGGAAAGCCCATCCCGGCGGGAACGACGGACCCCTGGAATCCGTTGTTTCGGAATAA